GTGCAGAATTGGTATCCTGGCCTATTTCTAAAATGTCATAATAGGTATTCATTTAATTTATCTCCTCAATTAGTTATTAAAAGGTTCTTTTATCATACTAATAATCCTTTAAATTTTTTCACTTTCCAAGATTCGGATAAATGGCATCGACTTTATTATACCATATTAAGGCACTACCTGGCTGCCAAATATCTAAATCCCTAGTAGAAGACTATATAAACTCTTTTTAAGTTTACAATAAGTAATTTTTTGCAATAATATCTATTCTAAACTGTTAATTAATTGTATTCCATGACACTTTACTACTTCATTACAAAAAATAATAGATTGGTTAATACTGCTTATACTTTTATTAGATTTTCTTAAAATATTATTTAATAACTAAATATCCTTTTAAAACATATAATATGGTGTATGTTTAATTCTAATAAACAATCAATATAGAAAGGATTTTCCCTATGCCATATAACTATTATAGACAATGCCCTGCAAATCATTATCCTTATGTAATACAGCCTGGAGATACATTATATAATATTTCACGAAGATTAGAAGTCAGCATTCAAAGAATTATTGCATCAAATCCTGGAATAAATCCATATTATCTCAAGGTAGGCCAGATTATATGTATACCTGCCTGTCCTCCAAATTATACTTCTAGAATCATTCAACCAGGAGATACTCTATATAAAATTTCACGAGAATACAATGTCAGTGTAGAAAGCATTTTGGACGCAAATCCAGGTATTGATCCAAACTATTTAAGAGTTGGTCAACGTCTATGTATACCTCCATCAAATTCAGAATCCGAAAATTGTGAAAAAACCACATCTGCCATGCAAGACGATATTGATGTCTTAAAAAATGAAAGTACCGTCCAAAAAACTCACGAATCAAATTATAGAAATTCTACACAAACAACTACTACCGCTACAGTAACTGAGAGACAAATACGTTTTAATGCTGTAAATGTAGCCTTTTCTGGAAATTATAGTGGACATTACACTTCTGGAAAAAGTTATCCATATTATGCTGATGCATCATCGGGGGGTCAAAGAGGTATAAATGTACGTGATAATTTTGGAGTATGGCATTCCTTTAATTATCGTGTACCGTTAACTTAACAGCTTCCTTATGAAATTGTATATTCTTGTCTCCTATCACTTTTGATAGCTCTTTTACAATTTAATCGACAATGTATAATTAATATTAATATAAAACAAGTTCCATACGACAAACATTGTATGGAACTTACATATAATGACTATATTGAATCTTAATCTACTTTATATTTTTCTTTAAGAACACTAGAGCCTAAACCTGCACTGATCATTAAAATTAAAGGCCCAAAATTCCAAAAAAACCATCCACCATATAAAGTAACATCTAAAGGAATTAACTTATTTAGAATAAGAATACCTATTTTTACTATAAGAAGTACAACTCCAATTAAAAATAAAACATCAAATATTGATTTTAGTTTTGGATGTGCCAATTGCTTACCATCATTTATAACTTTTTCTTTCAATTCCTCATCACTCCGTAACAATTCATCAGTGGTAATATTATAGCGATTGGAATTTAAATGCTTTATGTGTCTACTTTTTCCAAAGAAGAACTGCTTTTGAGGAATTCTTTTGTAGTTCTTTTGTAGATAGTTTTGGAATATGTGAGTAATCCAGATAATATACCGCTGATATCTCTTTTTTTACCTCTATAAATTCATTGTCGTTATCATAATTAAAAAACGTACTATTGTTGATTGAATACTTATATTGCTTATCCTTTTGTGGCTTAGAAAAATGCTTTGTCCATATAGTATCTGTGTAATAAATATATGCAATATGTTGTTT
This genomic interval from Clostridium kluyveri contains the following:
- a CDS encoding LysM peptidoglycan-binding domain-containing protein, with amino-acid sequence MPYNYYRQCPANHYPYVIQPGDTLYNISRRLEVSIQRIIASNPGINPYYLKVGQIICIPACPPNYTSRIIQPGDTLYKISREYNVSVESILDANPGIDPNYLRVGQRLCIPPSNSESENCEKTTSAMQDDIDVLKNESTVQKTHESNYRNSTQTTTTATVTERQIRFNAVNVAFSGNYSGHYTSGKSYPYYADASSGGQRGINVRDNFGVWHSFNYRVPLT